The following are encoded together in the Nocardia sp. XZ_19_385 genome:
- a CDS encoding condensation domain-containing protein: protein MTDSDTARPTDIAIVGIGARFPHAADLAEFRRNLAAGRDSVGPMPPGRIAATGLNPSVTYLPMGHLSDIEQFDYRFFGLSRREAAVMDPQQRLALLLAHRAIEDAGYATASLARSVTAVALSAGQSSYHSLAVDPGPLSLLGNAAFAGPARIAHRFGLTGACFGVDSGCNSALVAVHQVCRELACGDADYALAGGVAVRVHGTPSWGGGGFSEIMSPSGVCRAFDAEADGTVNGEGGAVLLLTTVARAQADRVPIYAVIRGSSTRHNGAAAATISTPSATGQATVIEKAWADAGLDPLTAGYLETHGSGTRLGDAVELEGISAVFGGSGRVLPIGSVKTNIGHLDHASAIAGLVKAVLSVSEGELYPSLHFTRATGGFDLEGAGIEVLTAARPWADDKPRVAGVSSFSLGGSVAHCVVAQAPSVSVPPSSGRMRLIGVSARSPQALTELCIQLGGALRQSSADLDEVAATLALGRAHYDFRVAVTASSTAELADVLDEAAVITHPEPSKPRVVLLLSPDAVPTGAMPDSSLPEHLPATGDTARVLAGQIAVHARLQECGIEFAALLSAGSSRYLSRYLLGSRGPVDARELADAAPTVDTDRLLAAVHALRADGPVVFVEPSPGGRLGALIAESDPDAEIVTAAADSTDLDELIGRLYEYGVDVDWNALAPADAHRVRLPGHPMQEERCWVDLPHAQNVLSSRVATRGHAVADPQLWLRETLAELLGTHEDMDEDANYFALGGNSLIAIQLVDRIEETFGFRPKLLDIYERPRLADFARLLTVAEAKTPQRAPIPALVAHDEPVMSSGQERMWFHHQFDPDTTLYNYPVVQLLRGPIDTVALQGTFDDLIERHETLRYNFAEVDGLPVLRIRDRLEGYFRVVDVSAEADPTAAARALVHTAAQTPFDLGAEPLLRVLVVTLEPEAHVLQLVCHHAVTDGATPVILARELPELYAARAEGRPHGLPPLPIRYRDYAAWHRRLLQSSALDHELEYWRTELTGAPILALPTDFPRPPRKTYVGDLHPFTLPADLITELRTLAQRESVSLFVVLLSAFYLTLARRSGQRDIVIGTPTTGRGRREFQDLIGYFNSTVALRTDFGTDRALSELLTRVRSNVLGALEHQEIPFDRVVNALVEQRDLSRTPLFDVLYIHQVTPRMERGDEAGAELFDLEHSAGNEFGGLPTGTAKFDLTLVTFEYTDTIPRDISACLEFSTELFTRQTVAAIAAEFLEILTAIIAPAPPTIDTLIAGPAPTASPLLIPTDRPRTGERTFDHELASHPLEFHALDTPATFDAALFDAYSVLLAWYSGQSRVPIRLPDSPAGQPRYATAELPQDATWRTLRDRGPVVGDTSDSPVRYHGLITDTDSLPTPTAELELFWTPQPPALQLNYATELFDRASAEDLLADLSRLLEAALTRPDECVYDTASADFEYETEVHP from the coding sequence TTGACTGACAGTGACACCGCCCGTCCGACCGATATCGCGATCGTCGGTATCGGGGCGCGCTTTCCGCATGCGGCCGATCTGGCCGAGTTCCGGAGAAACCTGGCCGCTGGGCGAGATTCGGTAGGGCCGATGCCGCCGGGGCGGATTGCGGCGACCGGGTTGAATCCCTCGGTGACGTATCTGCCGATGGGGCATTTGAGCGATATCGAGCAGTTCGATTACCGGTTCTTCGGGTTGTCGCGCCGGGAGGCGGCGGTGATGGATCCGCAGCAGCGGCTGGCGCTGCTGCTGGCGCATCGGGCGATCGAAGATGCGGGGTATGCGACGGCGTCGTTGGCGCGGTCTGTCACAGCTGTGGCGCTGAGCGCGGGGCAGTCCAGTTATCACTCTCTGGCGGTGGATCCGGGTCCGTTGAGTCTGCTCGGGAATGCGGCGTTCGCGGGGCCGGCGCGGATCGCGCATCGGTTCGGGCTGACCGGGGCCTGCTTCGGGGTGGACAGTGGTTGCAACAGCGCGCTGGTTGCCGTGCATCAAGTGTGTCGTGAGCTGGCTTGCGGGGATGCGGATTACGCGTTGGCCGGTGGTGTCGCGGTGCGGGTGCATGGGACACCCTCCTGGGGCGGTGGGGGTTTCAGCGAAATCATGTCGCCCAGCGGGGTGTGCCGGGCGTTCGATGCCGAGGCCGATGGGACGGTGAACGGCGAGGGTGGCGCGGTGTTGCTGCTGACCACCGTGGCGCGCGCGCAAGCGGATCGGGTGCCGATCTACGCGGTGATACGCGGGAGTTCGACGCGGCACAACGGGGCGGCGGCCGCGACGATCAGTACGCCGAGTGCGACAGGTCAGGCCACGGTGATCGAAAAAGCTTGGGCTGATGCGGGACTCGATCCGCTGACGGCCGGCTATTTGGAGACGCACGGCTCAGGTACCCGGCTGGGCGACGCGGTGGAGTTGGAAGGCATCAGTGCGGTGTTCGGGGGCTCCGGGCGGGTGCTGCCGATCGGTTCGGTGAAGACGAATATCGGGCATCTCGATCATGCTTCGGCGATCGCCGGGCTGGTCAAGGCGGTGCTGAGCGTTTCCGAGGGTGAGTTGTATCCGTCGCTGCACTTCACCCGGGCCACCGGCGGGTTCGACCTGGAGGGCGCGGGTATCGAGGTGCTCACCGCGGCCCGGCCATGGGCGGATGACAAACCCCGGGTCGCCGGTGTCAGCTCGTTCAGCCTGGGTGGGAGTGTCGCGCATTGCGTGGTGGCGCAAGCACCTTCGGTTTCGGTCCCGCCGTCCTCGGGACGGATGCGCCTGATCGGCGTCTCCGCGCGCAGCCCGCAGGCCCTCACCGAACTGTGCATCCAGCTGGGGGGCGCACTGCGCCAGTCCTCCGCTGACCTCGACGAGGTCGCCGCGACACTCGCACTCGGACGGGCACACTACGATTTCCGGGTCGCTGTAACCGCCTCGAGCACAGCAGAACTCGCCGATGTGCTGGACGAGGCGGCGGTCATCACGCACCCGGAGCCGAGCAAGCCGCGGGTGGTCTTGCTGCTGTCTCCGGATGCCGTCCCGACGGGTGCCATGCCGGATAGTTCACTGCCGGAACACCTTCCGGCGACCGGCGACACCGCGCGTGTCCTGGCCGGGCAGATCGCGGTGCACGCACGACTACAAGAGTGCGGAATCGAATTCGCCGCTCTGCTCAGTGCCGGTTCCTCGCGCTATCTCTCGCGCTATCTGCTCGGCTCCCGCGGCCCGGTCGACGCGCGAGAACTCGCCGATGCCGCACCCACGGTCGACACCGATCGGCTGCTGGCCGCCGTGCACGCGCTGCGCGCCGACGGACCGGTGGTATTCGTCGAGCCGAGCCCCGGAGGTCGCCTGGGCGCGCTGATCGCCGAGTCGGATCCGGACGCCGAGATCGTCACCGCTGCCGCGGATTCCACCGATCTCGATGAATTGATCGGCCGACTGTACGAGTACGGCGTCGACGTGGACTGGAATGCACTGGCGCCCGCGGATGCGCACCGGGTGCGCCTGCCCGGTCACCCGATGCAGGAAGAACGGTGCTGGGTCGACCTACCGCACGCTCAGAACGTCCTGTCCTCCCGCGTGGCCACCCGGGGTCACGCGGTCGCCGATCCCCAGCTGTGGTTGCGGGAGACCTTGGCCGAGTTGCTCGGCACCCACGAGGACATGGACGAGGACGCGAACTACTTCGCCCTCGGCGGCAATTCGCTGATCGCCATCCAACTGGTGGACCGGATCGAGGAGACCTTCGGATTCCGCCCGAAACTGCTCGACATCTACGAGCGCCCGCGCCTGGCCGACTTCGCGAGACTCCTCACTGTCGCGGAAGCGAAAACTCCTCAGCGCGCGCCGATTCCGGCGCTGGTGGCGCACGACGAGCCGGTCATGTCGTCCGGGCAGGAGCGGATGTGGTTCCACCACCAGTTCGATCCCGACACCACGCTGTACAACTACCCGGTCGTGCAGTTGCTCCGGGGACCAATCGATACCGTTGCCCTGCAGGGGACATTCGATGACCTGATCGAGCGCCACGAGACACTGCGCTACAACTTCGCCGAGGTCGACGGCCTGCCGGTGCTGCGGATCCGGGACCGGCTCGAAGGCTACTTCCGCGTGGTCGACGTCTCGGCCGAAGCCGACCCCACGGCCGCCGCGCGTGCGCTGGTACACACCGCCGCGCAGACGCCCTTCGATCTCGGTGCGGAGCCACTGCTGCGGGTGCTGGTCGTCACGCTGGAGCCGGAAGCCCATGTCCTGCAATTGGTCTGCCATCACGCGGTGACCGACGGCGCGACGCCGGTGATCCTGGCCCGGGAACTGCCGGAACTGTATGCCGCTCGCGCGGAGGGGCGTCCGCACGGACTGCCGCCGCTGCCCATCCGGTATCGCGACTACGCCGCCTGGCATCGCAGGCTGCTCCAGAGTTCGGCTCTCGACCACGAACTCGAGTACTGGCGCACCGAGCTGACCGGTGCGCCGATCCTGGCGCTGCCCACCGATTTTCCCCGCCCGCCTCGCAAAACATATGTCGGCGACCTGCACCCGTTCACCCTCCCCGCGGATCTGATCACCGAATTGCGCACGCTGGCGCAACGCGAATCGGTTTCCCTGTTCGTGGTGCTGCTCAGCGCGTTCTACCTCACGCTGGCCCGGCGCAGCGGGCAGCGCGACATCGTCATCGGCACCCCGACCACCGGACGTGGCCGGCGCGAATTCCAGGATCTGATCGGCTATTTCAACAGCACGGTCGCCCTGCGCACCGACTTCGGCACGGACCGGGCCCTGTCCGAACTGCTGACCCGGGTCCGGTCGAACGTCCTGGGCGCACTCGAACACCAGGAGATCCCCTTCGACCGGGTCGTGAACGCCCTTGTCGAACAACGCGATCTGTCCCGCACGCCGCTCTTCGACGTGCTCTACATCCACCAGGTCACCCCGCGCATGGAACGCGGCGACGAGGCAGGCGCGGAACTGTTCGACCTCGAACACTCGGCGGGCAACGAATTCGGTGGACTACCCACCGGCACAGCCAAATTCGACCTGACCCTCGTCACCTTCGAATACACCGACACCATCCCTCGCGACATCAGCGCCTGCCTGGAATTCAGCACCGAATTGTTCACCCGCCAGACAGTCGCCGCCATCGCCGCCGAATTCCTGGAAATCCTCACCGCCATCATCGCCCCCGCACCCCCGACCATCGACACACTCATCGCAGGCCCCGCCCCCACCGCATCCCCGCTCCTGATCCCCACCGACCGCCCCCGCACCGGCGAGCGCACATTCGACCACGAACTCGCCTCACACCCCCTCGAATTCCACGCACTGGACACGCCGGCAACATTCGACGCCGCCCTGTTCGACGCATACTCCGTCCTGCTGGCCTGGTACTCCGGCCAGAGCCGAGTACCGATCCGGCTACCGGATTCGCCTGCGGGACAACCTCGCTACGCCACCGCCGAGCTGCCCCAGGACGCAACGTGGCGCACCTTGCGCGACCGCGGCCCCGTTGTCGGCGATACCAGTGACTCCCCCGTGCGCTACCACGGCTTGATCACCGACACCGACTCGCTGCCCACCCCCACCGCGGAGCTCGAACTCTTCTGGACCCCGCAACCCCCTGCGCTGCAACTGAATTACGCAACCGAGCTCTTCGATCGCGCCTCGGCCGAAGACCTGCTCGCCGATCTGTCCCGGCTCCTGGAAGCCGCCCTCACCCGACCGGACGAGTGCGTCTACGACACCGCGAGCGCGGACTTCGAGTACGAAACGGAGGTACACCCATGA
- a CDS encoding 3-hydroxyacyl-CoA dehydrogenase family protein, whose product MTVEHRVGVIGAGVMGAGIAQCVAQAGIPVTVVETDAAAIERARRELKSALRLSVLLGRGPKAADIPDITTRITWTDRVEHLRDTTFVIESVTERIDLKRALFAELDRHCPPSAVFASGTSAIPIAGLAAATGRPERVLGLHFMNPAPLTETVEVITTDRTSPDALNRALALLDALGKKGIVVGDGPGFVINRVLMLGIAEAAAITETGTDAATIDDLFEGCLGHRMGPLRTADLIGLDNVADTLVVLRETTGDGRYRVPEALAELVAAGHLGRKTGKGFHEYP is encoded by the coding sequence ATGACCGTCGAACACCGAGTCGGCGTCATCGGCGCGGGCGTGATGGGCGCGGGGATCGCCCAATGTGTCGCCCAGGCCGGGATTCCGGTGACCGTCGTCGAAACCGATGCCGCGGCAATCGAACGCGCCCGTCGGGAGCTGAAGTCCGCATTGCGTTTGAGCGTGCTGCTGGGCCGCGGGCCCAAAGCGGCCGACATCCCGGATATCACCACGCGCATCACCTGGACCGACCGCGTGGAACACCTCCGCGACACCACCTTCGTCATCGAGTCCGTCACCGAGCGCATCGATCTCAAGCGGGCCCTCTTCGCCGAACTGGACCGGCATTGCCCGCCGTCGGCGGTCTTCGCCTCGGGCACCTCCGCGATACCCATCGCCGGCCTGGCCGCCGCCACCGGGCGTCCGGAACGCGTCCTCGGCCTGCACTTCATGAACCCGGCGCCGCTCACCGAGACGGTGGAGGTCATCACCACCGACCGGACCTCCCCCGATGCGCTGAACCGGGCCCTCGCCCTGCTCGACGCCCTGGGCAAGAAGGGCATCGTGGTCGGCGACGGCCCCGGCTTCGTGATCAACCGCGTCCTGATGCTGGGTATCGCCGAGGCCGCCGCGATCACCGAGACCGGCACTGACGCCGCCACCATCGACGACCTGTTCGAGGGCTGCCTCGGCCACCGTATGGGCCCGTTGCGCACCGCCGACCTGATCGGCCTCGACAACGTGGCCGACACCCTCGTGGTGCTGCGGGAGACCACCGGTGACGGGCGCTACCGGGTACCGGAGGCATTGGCGGAGTTGGTGGCGGCCGGTCATCTGGGTCGCAAGACGGGCAAGGGTTTTCATGAATATCCGTGA
- a CDS encoding non-ribosomal peptide synthetase, which yields MNIREASMVLEHTAGLGRLARRSGGGAAAVVLAGLAVYVHRRSGSTEVVVGQRAGASVTTIQVDVTPYQDFRAVTAQVGARLRQARPGAAQAGLPTAAQHADGWQIELPGTELLTFTTFFSDLVALPTAPIGRFDLASDIELEQLPQRVGTVRDRDPAETALTGFTRAVRRTPDAPALVYDTETVTYRELDARVNSLADWLIGRGVRPDTVVAVALPRSIDATVAVYAVLRAGGAFLPLDPGHPAERLDRILRIAQPLLVLSTRSAGFAGAAVPVCHVEDIDPAQPHTATAHPVNPRPEHLAYLMFTSGSTGMPKGVAVSHAAVVNHLHWMTAHLGLDHTDTVLQKTPVTFDVAIWELLWPLQIGARLAIAPPAADSDPAALSRLLAQHSVTTVQFVPSTLTSQLNVAPDFPACVRRVLLIGETLSPALARRFAAATPARLHNLYGPTEATGAVTGYPVSTRDSERIPIGAPGWNIGAYVLDSCLRPVPDDTPGELYLSGIQLARCYFGDPARTAERFVANPFELGGRLYRTGDIVRWNSGTGLLDYQGRADLQVKRHGVRIELGEIEAALSACAPVAQAAAVLRPEGRLIGYAIPVNGAICTEDALRKELSRTLPSALVPDEILVLDAFPHNAAGKLDRAALPAPAAPQAPFRAPRTEVEHTLAEVFAQVLGRDRVSVDDSFFALGGDSVMSILLVSRAKSRGIRFTAQQVFEERTVAGLAAIAGTGNQTPDVLAELPGGGVGELPPTPAVLALLELAEGGGAQFDRYAQHMILELPPGITELPLRTVLGAVLARHDMLRARLYRDASGGWRMFADPADSVDLDTVLTRLECTDDPAALGAAVGAAIGRLDPANGTVVQCVWLERGDRAGRLIVVVHHIAIDGVSWRILIPDLLAAWAQVSAGRRPELPGGGTSMRRWAHSLRAEAHRPERVAEVGRWQQFAGPDPLFTDRPLDPRIDTAATVRRIPVGLDEAATTAVLTTLPSLYRTDANTVLLTAVALAVAAWHRRRGLDHAATSIRLEGHGREPDLAPGADLSHTVGWFTAAFPCRLDLADLDADAVGTDLAAAVKTVKEQLLSVPGSGIGYGLLRYLNADTAPQLPAETTQLAFTYLGAFSGAPAAGGPWLPAADFASAETPQPLHDSGLPAGAAISIDALVADGRLTAGFAYPQTLLERDQVRELADLWLDALAALARHAEDPAAGGRTPSDFAVPLRQSDVDVWEKTYPGLHDIWSLTPIQEKFAALAPADPEALEAHTMQVILTCTGTPDRTRLHAAVQYLVDRHAALRAAFLRDASGSHWCQLITAGGPIPFREIDLRPDPSGLEDLLVAEQLRPFDLTAPPLIRFLLVRTADDRWMLALTNHRLLLDGWSAPILLRELLAVYALGIPEQTEIDDGFGTFLRWRAAQDRSSALAAWHAALHDLDGPTLVAAPGAVPSDPARSAAERRLTLSAAQTSGLSQLAAAAGVTLNTVFQYAWAHVLGAVTGRGDILFGTVVSGRPPALPGIASMVGSFINTVPVRVRLALDGDIDVRLRAVQAAQSAVVDHHYLGLDEVAAAAQLPVREFFDTALVFESYPVDGATIPVTLGELTLTELESREMTLFPLVVTVWPRDETQIALNWHRDLLDDNHMRQIIARLTELLDALSTRNGL from the coding sequence ATGAATATCCGTGAGGCGAGCATGGTGCTCGAACACACCGCCGGGCTGGGCCGGTTGGCCCGGCGCAGTGGCGGCGGAGCGGCGGCGGTGGTGCTGGCCGGGTTGGCGGTTTATGTCCATCGGCGGTCCGGTTCTACGGAAGTCGTTGTGGGACAAAGGGCCGGTGCGTCCGTGACAACGATTCAAGTCGATGTGACGCCGTACCAGGATTTCCGAGCTGTCACCGCACAGGTCGGCGCGCGACTACGGCAAGCGCGCCCCGGCGCTGCCCAGGCCGGACTTCCGACGGCGGCTCAGCATGCCGACGGATGGCAGATCGAACTTCCCGGCACTGAACTACTAACCTTCACAACCTTTTTCAGCGATCTGGTCGCATTACCGACCGCGCCGATCGGCCGCTTCGATCTGGCCTCGGACATCGAGCTCGAGCAACTCCCGCAACGTGTCGGCACCGTGCGCGACCGGGACCCCGCCGAGACCGCGCTGACCGGTTTCACGCGCGCCGTGCGCCGCACACCAGATGCCCCAGCGTTGGTGTACGACACCGAAACAGTCACCTATCGCGAGCTCGACGCACGCGTGAACAGCCTGGCGGACTGGTTGATCGGCCGCGGAGTGCGCCCGGATACCGTGGTGGCGGTCGCGCTCCCGCGTTCGATCGACGCCACTGTCGCGGTGTACGCGGTACTGCGAGCCGGTGGCGCCTTCCTGCCGCTGGATCCCGGGCATCCGGCCGAGCGACTCGACCGCATCCTCCGAATCGCCCAGCCCCTACTCGTTTTGAGCACCCGCAGTGCCGGATTCGCTGGTGCGGCAGTACCCGTCTGCCACGTCGAGGATATTGATCCCGCTCAACCCCACACCGCGACAGCACATCCTGTGAATCCGCGCCCGGAACATCTGGCGTACCTGATGTTCACCTCCGGCTCGACCGGAATGCCCAAGGGCGTCGCGGTCTCTCATGCCGCCGTGGTGAATCATCTGCACTGGATGACCGCTCACCTCGGCCTCGACCACACCGACACGGTGTTGCAGAAGACGCCGGTGACCTTCGATGTCGCTATCTGGGAATTGCTGTGGCCGTTGCAGATCGGTGCCCGGCTGGCCATCGCGCCACCCGCCGCCGACAGCGACCCCGCCGCGCTGTCCCGCTTGCTCGCACAGCACTCCGTCACCACCGTCCAATTCGTCCCCTCGACGCTGACCAGCCAACTCAACGTGGCCCCGGACTTCCCCGCCTGTGTGCGACGCGTCCTGCTGATCGGGGAAACCCTCAGCCCGGCACTGGCCCGCCGGTTCGCCGCCGCCACCCCGGCGCGTCTGCACAATCTCTACGGACCCACCGAGGCGACCGGCGCGGTCACCGGATACCCGGTCAGCACCAGGGATTCGGAGCGAATTCCGATCGGCGCACCCGGCTGGAACATCGGCGCCTACGTGCTGGATTCCTGCCTCCGGCCCGTCCCCGACGACACCCCCGGCGAGCTCTACCTCTCCGGAATCCAGCTGGCGCGCTGCTACTTCGGTGACCCGGCACGCACCGCCGAACGATTCGTCGCCAACCCCTTCGAACTCGGGGGCAGACTGTACCGCACCGGCGACATCGTCCGCTGGAACAGCGGCACCGGCCTGCTCGACTACCAGGGCCGCGCCGACCTTCAGGTCAAACGGCACGGCGTCCGCATCGAACTCGGCGAGATCGAAGCCGCGTTGTCGGCCTGCGCACCGGTCGCCCAAGCCGCCGCCGTCCTGCGTCCCGAGGGCAGGCTGATCGGCTATGCGATTCCGGTGAACGGCGCGATCTGCACCGAAGACGCACTGCGAAAAGAACTTTCGCGCACCCTGCCGTCCGCGCTGGTCCCCGACGAGATCCTCGTGCTCGACGCCTTCCCGCACAACGCGGCGGGCAAGCTCGACCGCGCGGCACTGCCCGCTCCCGCCGCACCGCAGGCCCCCTTCCGCGCGCCCCGCACCGAGGTCGAACACACCCTGGCCGAGGTCTTCGCCCAGGTCCTCGGCCGCGATCGGGTCAGCGTGGACGACTCCTTCTTCGCCCTCGGCGGCGACAGCGTGATGTCGATCCTGCTGGTCTCCCGCGCCAAGTCACGCGGCATCCGCTTCACCGCCCAGCAGGTGTTCGAAGAGCGCACCGTCGCGGGTCTGGCCGCGATCGCCGGCACCGGCAACCAGACACCGGACGTCCTCGCCGAACTCCCCGGCGGCGGCGTCGGCGAATTGCCGCCCACCCCCGCGGTTCTCGCGCTCCTCGAGCTCGCCGAAGGCGGCGGCGCACAGTTCGACCGCTACGCCCAGCACATGATCCTCGAGCTCCCGCCCGGTATCACCGAACTCCCGCTGCGCACCGTCCTCGGCGCCGTCCTCGCCCGCCACGACATGCTCCGCGCTCGCCTCTATCGCGACGCCAGCGGCGGCTGGCGCATGTTCGCCGATCCCGCCGACTCCGTCGACCTCGACACCGTCCTCACCCGGCTCGAATGCACCGACGACCCCGCCGCCCTCGGAGCGGCGGTCGGGGCTGCCATCGGGCGTCTCGATCCGGCGAACGGCACTGTCGTGCAGTGTGTCTGGCTCGAACGCGGCGACCGCGCCGGCCGACTGATCGTGGTGGTCCACCACATCGCCATCGATGGCGTCTCGTGGCGCATTCTGATCCCCGACCTCCTGGCCGCGTGGGCGCAGGTGAGCGCGGGCCGGCGGCCGGAGCTTCCCGGTGGCGGCACCTCGATGCGCCGTTGGGCGCACAGCCTGCGGGCGGAAGCGCACCGCCCGGAGCGGGTCGCCGAAGTGGGCCGGTGGCAGCAATTCGCGGGGCCGGATCCACTGTTCACCGACCGCCCGCTCGACCCGCGTATCGATACCGCGGCCACGGTGCGGCGGATCCCGGTGGGACTCGACGAAGCGGCCACCACCGCGGTGCTGACCACGCTGCCGTCGCTCTACCGCACCGACGCGAACACCGTGCTGCTCACCGCCGTCGCCTTGGCCGTGGCCGCGTGGCACCGCCGTCGCGGCCTGGACCATGCCGCCACCTCGATCCGGCTCGAAGGGCACGGCAGGGAGCCGGACCTGGCGCCCGGCGCCGATCTGTCGCACACCGTCGGCTGGTTCACGGCAGCGTTCCCATGCCGTCTCGACCTCGCTGATCTCGATGCCGACGCCGTGGGTACCGACCTCGCCGCAGCGGTGAAAACGGTGAAAGAGCAATTGCTTTCGGTGCCCGGATCCGGAATCGGCTACGGGTTGCTGCGCTACCTCAACGCCGACACCGCACCGCAGCTGCCCGCCGAAACCACCCAACTGGCATTCACGTATCTGGGTGCGTTCTCCGGCGCGCCTGCCGCAGGCGGCCCGTGGCTGCCCGCCGCCGACTTCGCGTCCGCCGAAACCCCGCAGCCGCTCCATGATTCGGGTCTGCCCGCCGGCGCGGCCATCTCCATCGACGCACTGGTGGCCGACGGCAGACTCACCGCTGGTTTCGCGTACCCGCAGACGCTGCTGGAGCGCGACCAGGTGCGGGAACTGGCGGACCTCTGGCTGGACGCGCTCGCGGCTCTGGCCCGCCATGCCGAGGATCCGGCCGCGGGCGGTCGCACGCCGTCGGATTTCGCTGTGCCACTGCGGCAATCCGATGTGGACGTCTGGGAAAAGACCTACCCCGGGCTGCACGACATCTGGTCGCTCACACCGATCCAGGAGAAGTTCGCCGCCTTGGCGCCCGCCGACCCGGAGGCGCTCGAGGCGCACACCATGCAGGTGATCCTGACCTGCACGGGCACGCCGGACCGAACACGGCTGCACGCCGCCGTCCAGTACCTCGTCGACCGGCATGCCGCACTCCGCGCCGCCTTCCTCCGCGACGCCTCGGGCAGTCACTGGTGTCAGCTCATCACGGCGGGTGGGCCGATACCCTTCCGGGAAATCGATCTGCGGCCGGACCCGTCCGGACTCGAGGACCTGCTCGTCGCGGAACAACTACGGCCCTTCGACCTCACCGCGCCGCCACTCATCCGGTTCCTGCTGGTCCGGACCGCCGACGATCGGTGGATGCTGGCGCTGACCAACCACCGCCTGCTGCTCGACGGCTGGTCCGCCCCCATCCTGCTGCGCGAACTACTGGCGGTCTACGCCCTCGGCATCCCGGAGCAAACCGAAATCGACGATGGCTTCGGCACTTTCTTGCGCTGGCGCGCCGCGCAGGATCGCAGCTCCGCCCTGGCCGCCTGGCACGCGGCCTTGCACGATTTGGACGGACCCACCCTGGTCGCCGCGCCCGGAGCTGTGCCTAGCGACCCCGCGCGGTCGGCCGCCGAGCGACGGCTGACGCTGTCGGCGGCGCAGACCAGCGGCTTGTCGCAGCTGGCCGCCGCGGCCGGTGTCACCCTCAACACCGTCTTCCAATACGCCTGGGCCCACGTCCTCGGCGCGGTGACCGGCCGGGGCGACATCCTGTTCGGCACAGTCGTTTCCGGTCGGCCGCCCGCGCTGCCCGGCATCGCGTCGATGGTCGGATCGTTCATCAACACGGTCCCGGTCCGGGTGCGCCTGGCCCTCGACGGCGATATCGATGTCCGCCTGCGCGCGGTCCAGGCCGCCCAGTCGGCGGTGGTGGATCACCACTACCTCGGACTCGACGAGGTCGCGGCGGCGGCGCAACTGCCGGTGCGCGAGTTCTTCGATACTGCCCTAGTTTTCGAGTCCTACCCGGTGGACGGCGCGACGATCCCGGTCACCCTCGGCGAGCTCACCCTCACCGAGCTCGAATCACGGGAGATGACTCTCTTCCCACTTGTCGTCACGGTGTGGCCACGCGACGAAACGCAGATCGCGTTGAACTGGCACCGAGACCTGCTCGACGACAACCACATGCGACAGATCATCGCGCGGCTCACCGAACTCCTCGACGCCCTCTCGACCCGGAACGGACTGTGA